One genomic segment of Sorex araneus isolate mSorAra2 chromosome X, mSorAra2.pri, whole genome shotgun sequence includes these proteins:
- the MED12 gene encoding mediator of RNA polymerase II transcription subunit 12 isoform X2 — translation MAAFGILSYEHRPLKRPRLGPPDVYPQDPKQKEDELTALNVKQGFNNQPAVSGDEHGSAKNVNFNPAKISSNFSSIIAEKLRCNTLPDTGRRKPQVNQKDNFWLVTARSQSAINTWFTDLAGTKPLTQLAKKVPIFSKKEEVFGYLAKYTVPVMRAAWLIKMTCAYYGAISETKVKKRHVVDPFVEWTQIITKYLWEQLQKMAEYYRLGPTGSGGCSSTIGPLPHDVEVAIRQWDYNEKLAMFMFQDGMLDRHEFLTWVLECFEKIRPGEDELLKLLLPLLLRYSGEFVQSAYLSRRLAYFCTRRLALQLDGVSSHSAHVMSTQSTNTLPSTPAPQPPTSSTPSTPFSDLLMCPQHRPLVFGLSCILQTILLCCPSALVWHYSLTDSRIKTGSPLDHLPIAPSNLPMPEGNSAFTQQVRAKLREIEQQIKERGQAVEVRWSFDKCQEATAGFTIGRVLHTLEVLDSHSFERSDFSNSLDSLCNRIFGLGPSKDGHEISSDDDAVVSLLCEWAVSCKRSGRHRAMVVAKLLEKRQAEIEAERCGESEAADEKGSIASGSLSAPSAPIFQDVLLQFLDTQAPMLTDPRSESERVEFFNLVLLFCELIRHDVFSHNMYTCTLISRGDLAFGAPGPRPPSPFDDPVDDPERKEAEGSSSSKLEDPALSESMDIDPSSSVLFEDMEKPDFSLFSPTMPCEGKGSPSPEKPTIEKEAKPPPKEKLEGTLGILYDQPRHVQYATHFPIPQEESCSHECNQRLVVLFGVGKQRDDARHAIKKITKDILKVLNRKGTAETDQLAPIVPLNPGDLTFLGGEDGQKRRRNRPEAFPTAEDIFAKFQHLSHYDQHQVTAQVSRNVLEQITSFALGMSYHLPLVQHVQFIFDLMEYSLSISGLIDFAIQLLNELSVVEAELLLKSSDLVGSYTTSLCLCIVAVLRHYHACLILNQDQMAQVFEGLCGVVKHGMNRSDGSSAERCILAYLYDLYTSCSHLKSKFGELFSDFCSKVKNTIYCNVEPSESNMRWAPEFMIDTLENPAAHTFTYTGLGKSLSENPANRYSFVCNALMHVCVGHHDPDRVNDIAILCAELTGYCKSLSAEWLGVLKALCCSSNNGTCGFNDLLCNVDVSDLSFHDSLATFVAILIARQCLLLEDLIRCAAIPSLLNAACSEQDSEPGARLTCRILLHLFKTPQLNPCQSDGNKPTVGIRSSCDRHLLAASQNRIVDGAVFAVLKAVFVLGDAELKGSGFTVTGGAEELPEEEGGGGSGGRRQGGRSISVETASLDVYAKYVLRSICQQEWVGERCLKSLCEDSNDLQDPVLSSAQAQRLMQLICYPHRLLDNEDGENPQRQRIKRILQNLDQWTMRQSSLELQLMIKQTPNNEMNSLLENIAKATIEVFQQSAETGSASGNTTGNMPSSSKTKPVLSSLERSGVWLVAPLIAKLPTSVQGHVLKAAGEELEKGQHLGSSSSRKERDRQKQKSMSLLSQQPFLSLVLTCLKGQDEQREGLLTSLYSQVHQIVNNWRDDQYLDDCKPKQLMHEALKLRLNLVGGMFDTVQRSTQQTTEWAVLLLEIIISGTVDMQSNNELFTTVLDMLSVLINGTLAADMSSISQGSMEENKRAYMNLVKKLRKELAERQSDSLEKVYQLLPLPKPTRDVITCEPQGSLIDTKGNKIAGFDSIFKKEGLQVSTKQKISPWDLFEGLKPSAPLSWGWFGTVRVDRRVARGEEQQRLLLYHTHLRPRPRAYYLEPLPLPPEDEEPPVPTLLEPEKKAPEPPKTDKPGAAPPSTEERKKKSTKGKKRSQAAAKTELQPTQLPPLPFTQDYGMGPGRSGPYGVTVPADLLHHANPSSMPHLNYRQGSLGLYAQNQPLPAGGPRVDPYRPVRLPMQKLPTRPPYPGVLPATMTGVMGLEPSSYKTSVYRQQQPAVPQGQRLRQQLQAKIQSQGMLGQSSVHQMTPSSSYGLQTTQGYTPYVSHVGLQQHAGPAGTMVPPNYSSQPYQSTHPSTNPTLVDPTRHLQQRPSGYVHQQAPAYGHGLTSAQRFSHQTLQQAPMIGTMTPLSAQGVQATVRSTSILPEQQQQQQQQQQQQQQQQQQQQQQQQQQQQQQQQQQYHIRQQQQQQILRQQQQQQQQQQQQQQQQQAHQQQQQQAAPPQPQPQSQPQFQRQGLQQTQQQQQTAALVRQLQQQLSNTQPQPSTNMFGRY, via the exons ATGGCGGCCTTCGGGATCCTGAGCTACGAGCACCGGCCCCTGAAGCGGCCGCGCCTGGGGCCTCCGGACGTGTACCCTCAGGACCCCAAACAGAAGGAG GATGAACTGACGGCCTTAAACGTGAAACAAGGCTTCAATAATCAGCCTGCTGTCTCTGGGGATGAGCATGGCAGTGCCAAGAACGTCAACTTCAATCCTGCCAAG ataagtTCCAACTTCAGCAGCATTATTGCTGAGAAATTACGATGTAACACCCTCCCTGACACTGGTCGCAGGAAACCTCAAGTGAACCAAAAGGACAACTTCTGGCTAGTGACTGCCCGATCCCAGAGTGCCATTAACACCTGGTTCACTGACCTGGCTGGTACCAAGCCACTCACACAACTAGCCAAAAAG GTCCCCATTTTCAGTAAGAAGGAAGAAGTGTTCGGGTACTTAGCCAAATACACAGTACCTGTGATGCGGGCCGCCTGGCTCATTAAGATGACATGTGCCTACTATGGAGCGATCTCAGAGACCAAGGTTAAGAAGAGACACGTTGTTGACCCTTTTGTGG AATGGACTCAGATCATCACTAAGTACTTATGGGAGCAGCTACAGAAAATGGCAGAGTACTACCGGCTTGGTCCTACAGGAAGCGGGGGCTGTAGTTCCACTATCGGGCCCTTGCCCCATGACGTTGAGGTGGCAATCCGGCAGTGGGACTACAACGAGAAGCTGGCCATGTTCATGTTTCAG GATGGAATGCTGGACAGACATGAGTTCCTGACCTGGGTACTGGAGTGTTTTGAGAAAATCCGCCCTGGAGAGGACGAATTGCTTAAACTTCTGTTGCCCCTACTGCTGCGA TACTCAGGGGAATTTGTTCAGTCCGCATACCTCTCCCGCCGCCTTGCCTACTTCTGCACCCGGAGGCTGGCCCTGCAGCTGGACGGCGTGAGCAGTCACTCAGCACACGTTATGTCCACCCAGTCGACAAACACATTGccctccactccagcccctcagcccccaacGAGCAGCACACCCTCTACGCCCTTCAGTGACCTTCTCATGTGCCCTCAGCACCGGCCCCTGGTGTTTGGCCTCAGCTGTATCCTTCAG ACCATCCTCCTCTGTTGCCCCAGTGCCTTGGTTTGGCACTACTCACTGACGGATAGCCGAATTAAGACTGGCTCCCCGCTTGACCACCTGCCTATTGCCCCCTCCAACCTGCCCATGCCAGAGGGCAACAGTGCCTTCACTCAGCAG GTCCGGGCAAAGTTGCGGGAGATTGAGCAGCAGATCAAAGAGCGAGGACAAGCAGTTGAGGTTCGATGGTCTTTTGATAAGTGCCAGGAAGCGACTGCAG GCTTCACCATTGGACGGGTACTCCATACTCTGGAAGTGCTGGACAGCCATAGTTTTGAGCGCTCCGACTTTAGCAACTCTCTTGACTCTCTTTGTAATCGAATCTTTGGATTGGGGCCTAGCAAGGATGGGCATGAG ATCTCCTCGGACGATGATGCTGTGGTATCATTACTGTGTGAATGGGCCGTCAGCTGCAAGCGTTCCGGGCGGCATCGGGCAATGGTGGTAGCCAAGCTGCTGGAGAAGCGACAAGCAGAGATTGAGGCTGAG CGCTGTGGCGAATCAGAAGCTGCGGATGAGAAGGGTTCCATCGCCTCTGGCTCCCTTTCTGCTCCGAGCGCGCCCATTTTCCAGGACGTTCTCCTGCAGTTCCTGGATACCCAAGCCCCGATGCTGA CGGACCCCCGAAGTGAGAGTGAACGGGTGGAGTTCTTTAACTTGGTACTGCTGTTTTGTGAACTGATTCGGCATGATGTTTTCTCCCACAATATGTACACTTGCACCCTCATTTCCCGAGGGGACCTTGCATTTGGAGCGCCTGGGCCTCGGCCTCCCTCGCCCTTTGATGATCCTGTCGATGACCCAGAGCGCAAGGAGGCTGAGGGTAGCAGCAGTAGTAAGCTGGAG GATCCAGCGCTCTCGGAGTCTATGGACATTGACCCTAGCTCTAGTGTACTCTTTGAGGATATGGAGAAGCCCGATTTCTCA CTGTTCTCCCCTACTATGCCCTGTGAGGGGAAGGGCAGCCCGTCCCCTGAGAAACCCACCATTGAGAAGGAGGCCAAGCCTCCGCCCAAGGAGAAGCTGGAGGGGACGCTCGGCATCCTTTACGACCAGCCGCGGCACGTGCAGTATGCCACTCATTTCCCCATCCCCCAG GAGGAGTCGTGCAGCCACGAGTGCAACCAGCGCTTGGTCGTactgtttggggtggggaagcagcgcGATGATGCCCGCCATGCCATCAAGAAAATTACCAAGGATATCCTGAAGGTTCTGAATCGCAAGGGAACGGCGGAAACTG ACCAGCTTGCTCCTATTGTGCCTCTGAATCCTGGAGACCTGACATTCTTAG GTGGGGAGGATGGGCAGAAGCGGCGACGCAACCGGCCGGAAGCCTTCCCTACCGCTGAAGACATCTTTGCTAAGTTCCAACACCTTTCACATTATGACCAGCACCAGGTCACAGCTCAG GTCTCCCGGAATGTTCTGGAGCAGATCACAAGCTTCGCGCTTGGCATGTCATACCACTTGCCTCTGGTACAACACGTGCAATTCATCTTCGACCTCATGGAGTATTCACTCAGCATCAGTGGCCTTATCGACTTTGCCATTCAG CTACTGAATGAATTGAGTGTCGTGGAGGCCGAGTTGCTTCTCAAATCCTCTGATCTGGTGGGCAGCTACACCACCAGCCTGTGCCTGTGCATCGTGGCCGTCCTGCGGCACTATCACGCCTGCCTCATCCTCAACCAGGACCAGATGGCACAGGTCTTTGAGGG GCTCTGCGGAGTGGTAAAGCACGGCATGAACCGCTCCGACGGTTCCTCTGCGGAACGCTGTATCCTTGCTTATCTCTATGATCTGTACACCTCCTGTAGCCATTTAAAGAGCAAATTTGGGGAGCTGTTCAG cGACTTCTGCTCCAAAGTAAAGAATACCATCTACTGCAATGTGGAGCCATCAGAGTCCAACATGCGCTGGGCACCCGAGTTCATGATCGACACGTTGGAGAACCCTGCTGCTCATACATTCACCTACACGGGGTTAGGCAAGAGTCTAAGTGAGAACCCTGCTAACCGCTACAGCTTTGTCTGCAATGCCCTTATGCACGTCTGTGTGGGGCACCATGATCCCGATAG ggTAAATGACATTGCAATCCTGTGTGCGGAGCTGACGGGCTACTGCAAGTCTCTGAGCGCAGAGTGGTTAGGTGTCCTGAAGGCCTTGTGCTGCTCCTCCAACAATGGCACTTGTGGCTTCAACGACCTCCTCTGCAATGTAGAT GTCAGCGACCTGTCTTTTCACGACTCCCTGGCTACCTTTGTTGCTATCCTCATTGCGCGACAGTGTTTGCTCCTGGAAGACCTGATTCGTTGTGCTGCCATCCCTTCGTTGCTTAATGCTG CTTGCAGTGAACAGGACTCTGAACCGGGGGCCCGACTCACCTGCCGTATCCTCCTGCACCTCTTCAAGACCCCTCAGCTCAACCCTTGCCAGTCAGATGGAA ACAAGCCTACGGTAGGAATTCGCTCCTCCTGTGACCGCCACCTGCTGGCTGCCTCCCAGAACCGCATCGTGGACGGAGCTGTGTTTGCTGTTCTCAAGGCGGTGTTTGTGCTTG GGGATGCAGAACTGAAGGGTTCAGGCTTCACTGTGACGGGCGGAGCCGAAGAACTTCccgaggaggagggaggaggtggcagtGGTGGTCGGAGGCAAGGTGGCCGCAGCATCTCTGTGGAGACAGCCAGTCTGGATGTCTATGCCAAGTACGTGCTCCGCAGCATCTGCCAGCAG GAATGGGTAGGAGAACGTTGCCTTAAATCACTGTGCGAGGACAGCAATGACCTCCAAGACCCAGTATTGAGCAGTGCCCAGGCCCAGCGCCTGATGCAGCTCATCTGCTATCCTCATCGGCTGCTGGACAACGAGGATGGGGAAAACCCCCAGCGGCAACGCATCAAACGCATTCTCCAG AACTTGGACCAGTGGACCATGCGCCAGTCTTCCTTGGAGCTGCAGCTCATGATCAAACAGACCCCGAACAAT GAAATGAACTCCCTCTTAGAGAACATTGCCAAGGCCACCATTGAGGTTTTCCAGCAGTCCGCGGAGACAGGATCGGCTTCTGGAAACACCACGGGAAACATGCCGAGCAGCAGCAAGACCAAGCCTGTGCTCAG TTCTCTAGAGCGATCAGGTGTCTGGCTGGTGGCCCCTCTCATTGCTAAGCTACCCACCTCCGTCCAAGGACATGTGCTGAAGGCCGCTGGGGAGGAACTTGAGAAAGGCCAGcatctgggttcctcttcctCCCGAAAAGAACGTGATAGACAGAAGCAGAAGAG CATGTCCCTGTTGAGCCAGCAGCCCTTCTTATCCCTGGTGCTGACGTGTCTGAAAGGGCAGGATGAGCAGCGGGAGGGCCTGCTCACCTCTCTCTACAGCCAGGTGCACCAG ATTGTGAATAATTGGCGGGATGACCAGTACTTAGACGACTGCAAACCCAAACAGCTAATGCACGAGGCACTCAAACTACGGCTCAACCTG GTGGGAGGCATGTTCGACACGGTGCAGCGAAGCACCCAGCAGACGACCGAGTGGGCCGTGCTGCTCCTGGAGATCATCATCAGCGGCACCGTGGACATGCAGTCCAACAA CGAGCTCTTCACGACCGTCTTGGACATGCTAAGTGTGCTCATCAACGGGACCCTGGCCGCAGACATGTCCAGCATCTCGCAGGGCAGCATGGAGGAGAACAAGCGCGCCTACATGAACCTAGTGAAGAAGCTGCGG AAAGAGTTAGCAGAGCGCCAGTCCGACAGCCTGGAGAAGGTTTATCAACTGCTGCCACTGCCCAAGCCAACTCGAGATGTCATCACCTGTGAGCCGCAGGGCTCCCTCATTGACACCAAGGGCAACAAGATTGCCGGCTTTGACTCCATCTTCAAGAAGGAG GGTCTCCAGGTTTCCACCAAACAGAAGATCTCTCCCTGGGATCTTTTCGAGGGGCTGAAGCCGTCGGCACCCCTCTCGTGGGGCTGGTTCGGGACTGTCCGTGTGGACCGCAGGGTGGCCCGTGGGGAGGAGCAGCAGCGGCTGCTGCTGTATCACACGCACCTGAGGCCCCGGCCCCGAGCCTATTACCTGGAGCCGCTGCCACTGCCACCAGAGGATGAAGAGCCCCCCGTGCCCACCCTGCTGGAGCCAGAGAAAAAGGCTCCAGAGCCCCCCAAAACTGATAAGCCTGGCGCTGCTCCACCTAGTACCGAGGAACGCAAGAAAAAATCCACCAAGGGCAAGAAACGCAGTCAGGCAGCTGCCAAGACAGAG cTGCAGCCCACTCAGCTTCCTCCTCTGCCCTTCACACAGGACTATGGCATGGGCCCGGGCCGGAGTGGCCCCTATGGCGTGACAGTGCCCGCAGACCTCTTGCACCATGCTAACCCGAGCTCCATGCCACACCTGAACTACCGGCAGGGTTCCCTAGGCCTGTATGCCCAGAACCAACCACTGCCGGCAG GTGGCCCCCGTGTAGACCCCTACCGCCCTGTGCGATTACCCATGCAGAAGCTGCCAACCCGGCCGCCATATCCCGGCGTGCTGCCTGCAACCATGACTggagtcatggggctggagccctCCTCTTACAAGACCTCGGTGTACCGGCAGCAGCAGCCTGCAGTGCCCCAGGGACAGCGCCTCCGCCAACAGCTCCAGGCAAAGATA CAGAGTCAGGGGATGTTgggccagtcatctgttcatcaGATGACTCCCAGCTCTTCTTATGGTTTGCAGACTACCCAG ggcTATACTCCTTATGTTTCTCATGTGGGATTGCAGCAACACGCAGGCCCTGCAGGTACCATGGTGCCCCCCAACTACTCCAGCCAACCTTATCAGAGCACCCACCCTTCTACCAATCCTACTCTTGTAGATCCTACTCGCCACCTGCAGCAGCGGCCCAGTGGCTATGTACACCAGCAGGCCCCAGCCTATGGACACGGGCTCACCTCCGCTCAAAG